A part of Synergistaceae bacterium genomic DNA contains:
- a CDS encoding branched-chain amino acid ABC transporter permease, with amino-acid sequence MDSFLWTFLQSVVNGIAIGGIYCLVSVGLTMIVGIMKVVNFAQGDCLTVGMYLTFLLQVLTGWDPLLLLLPVSIFMFAFGLVLFEIVIRPIANRENTVFTVVTMGLAYVISTGLLLIFGGMPRSVSSVISASTLTIGTFSIAMPRVVAFLVMLICIVLLHFFLKKTDMGRAMRATAENREIAEILGINTAVIMRLSFALGIMFAGVAGLLLTPTYYLYPSTGGTFMIVTMVCVVIGGLGNIAGAVLGGILIGIMESFIATFISVDLSQGGAFILLLLVLIFMPNGLFGKGERIA; translated from the coding sequence GTGGACTCGTTTTTGTGGACTTTTCTGCAGTCCGTAGTGAATGGTATCGCCATAGGGGGGATATACTGCCTCGTATCAGTGGGGCTTACGATGATTGTCGGAATTATGAAAGTGGTCAATTTCGCCCAGGGAGACTGTCTTACCGTAGGCATGTACCTGACCTTTCTCCTTCAGGTACTGACAGGCTGGGATCCTCTTCTGCTCCTGCTGCCGGTGTCCATTTTTATGTTTGCCTTCGGTCTTGTTTTATTCGAAATCGTGATTCGCCCCATCGCCAACAGAGAAAATACCGTTTTCACCGTCGTCACGATGGGACTCGCTTATGTGATCAGTACAGGATTACTTTTAATTTTCGGAGGAATGCCCCGATCAGTCTCTTCAGTCATAAGCGCAAGTACGCTTACGATTGGAACTTTTTCCATAGCAATGCCCAGAGTTGTGGCTTTTCTCGTGATGCTCATCTGTATTGTCCTGCTGCATTTCTTCTTAAAAAAGACGGATATGGGGCGCGCCATGCGCGCTACAGCCGAAAACAGGGAAATCGCTGAAATATTGGGGATCAATACGGCCGTGATCATGCGTTTGTCATTTGCGCTGGGAATCATGTTTGCCGGGGTTGCGGGTCTTCTGTTGACACCGACTTACTACCTCTATCCCTCGACGGGCGGGACTTTCATGATTGTAACGATGGTCTGCGTAGTGATCGGTGGATTGGGCAACATTGCCGGCGCGGTGCTGGGCGGTATTTTAATAGGTATTATGGAATCCTTTATCGCCACATTTATTTCTGTCGATCTGTCCCAGGGAGGCGCTTTCATCCTGTTGCTTCTGGTGCTGATTTTCATGCCCAACGGATTGTTCGGAAAGGGGGAAAGAATCGCATGA
- a CDS encoding ATP-binding cassette domain-containing protein, with protein sequence MNLSDPLLDVKNLKKYFPLRSSFLRRVTGQIQAVDGISFSLRRGETLGLVGESGCGKSTAGRTVLRLIPPTGGTVFFRGQDLLALKGDALRSARKSFQMIFQDPYASLNPRMTVGQIISEPSIIHGSIRGRALEEKTAALLEDVGLQADAAKKYPFEFSGGQRQRVSIARALALSPELIVADEPVSALDVSVQAQVLNLMKELRFRHNLTYLFISHDLSVVHHISDRVAVMYLGRIVELAEKQDLFSRPLHPYTEALLSAAPIPDVGKRGRRILLSGDVPSPLDPPSGCSFHPRCPKVMNICPKQVPELSDTGNGHMAACHLC encoded by the coding sequence GTGAATTTGTCTGACCCCCTGCTGGATGTGAAAAATCTGAAAAAATATTTCCCCCTGCGCAGCTCTTTCCTGCGCCGCGTAACGGGTCAGATTCAGGCCGTGGATGGAATCAGTTTCTCTCTCAGGCGAGGGGAAACCCTGGGGCTGGTGGGAGAATCCGGCTGCGGCAAGTCCACCGCGGGCAGAACGGTGCTGAGGCTGATTCCTCCCACCGGAGGAACCGTCTTTTTCAGAGGTCAGGATCTTCTGGCGCTGAAGGGAGACGCGCTGCGGAGCGCCCGGAAATCCTTCCAGATGATTTTTCAGGACCCCTATGCCTCGCTGAACCCCAGAATGACCGTGGGACAAATTATCTCGGAACCCTCCATTATCCACGGTTCAATCCGGGGCCGGGCGCTGGAGGAAAAAACCGCGGCGCTTCTGGAGGACGTGGGACTCCAGGCGGACGCGGCAAAAAAATATCCCTTCGAGTTTTCCGGAGGACAGCGGCAGCGCGTGAGCATCGCAAGGGCCCTTGCGCTCTCGCCGGAACTGATCGTGGCCGACGAACCCGTGTCCGCCCTCGACGTATCCGTGCAGGCGCAGGTCCTGAACCTGATGAAAGAGCTGCGCTTCCGCCATAATCTGACCTATCTCTTCATATCTCACGACCTGAGCGTCGTCCACCACATCAGTGACCGGGTCGCCGTCATGTACCTGGGGCGAATTGTAGAGCTCGCGGAAAAGCAGGATCTTTTCAGCCGGCCCCTGCACCCCTACACGGAGGCCCTTCTCTCTGCGGCCCCCATCCCGGACGTTGGAAAAAGAGGCAGGCGTATTCTCCTTTCAGGGGACGTGCCCAGTCCGCTGGACCCCCCGTCGGGGTGTTCATTCCACCCGCGCTGCCCGAAGGTCATGAACATCTGTCCGAAGCAGGTCCCGGAACTGAGCGACACCGGCAACGGTCACATGGCGGCCTGCCATCTGTGCTGA
- a CDS encoding ABC transporter ATP-binding protein — MPNNLVDIQGLTLAFPSPGGPVRVLRGVDLHIEKGEILGLVGESGSGKSLTSLAVMGLVPRPHSGLEGHIFYRGRDILNVPEKEIRTLRGKNISMIFQEPMTSLNPVYTVGDQIAEAIRTHERLSRPEALERAVDLLRKVGVPAPEKRIKSYPHQLSGGMRQRVMIAMALSCSPDLLIADEPTTALDVTIQAQILDLILHLQKATGMAVLLITHALGVVAETADRVAVMYAGNIVESASTKALFSSPGHPYTLGLLQSIPRIDRQVESLCAIPGMVPSPKDLGEGCKFASRCAFAADFCFEEEPALTEIAPKHFSRCWKPDFVKTESREEV, encoded by the coding sequence ATGCCGAACAATCTGGTGGACATTCAGGGCCTGACCCTCGCCTTTCCCTCCCCCGGCGGGCCGGTGCGGGTTTTGAGGGGCGTTGATCTGCATATCGAAAAAGGGGAAATTCTCGGCCTCGTGGGTGAATCCGGCAGCGGCAAGTCACTGACTTCCCTGGCGGTAATGGGGCTTGTTCCGCGGCCTCACAGCGGATTGGAAGGACATATTTTCTACCGGGGGCGGGATATTTTAAACGTGCCTGAAAAAGAGATACGCACCCTGCGAGGAAAGAATATTTCGATGATTTTTCAGGAACCGATGACCTCCCTGAATCCGGTTTATACCGTCGGCGACCAGATCGCAGAGGCCATCCGCACCCATGAGAGACTGTCCCGTCCGGAGGCCCTCGAACGGGCGGTGGACCTTCTGCGCAAGGTCGGGGTTCCCGCGCCGGAAAAAAGAATCAAAAGTTATCCGCATCAGCTTTCCGGCGGGATGAGACAGCGAGTGATGATCGCCATGGCCCTTTCCTGCTCACCGGACCTGCTGATTGCCGATGAGCCGACAACGGCTTTGGACGTGACGATACAGGCCCAGATTCTGGATCTGATTCTGCATTTGCAAAAAGCGACGGGCATGGCGGTGCTGCTGATCACCCACGCGCTGGGAGTGGTGGCCGAAACCGCGGACAGAGTGGCGGTCATGTACGCGGGCAATATCGTGGAAAGCGCCTCCACCAAAGCTCTGTTTTCCTCCCCCGGACACCCTTACACTCTGGGGCTGCTGCAGTCCATTCCCCGCATTGACCGGCAGGTGGAGTCTCTCTGCGCGATTCCGGGAATGGTCCCCTCGCCCAAAGACCTGGGAGAAGGCTGTAAATTCGCCAGCCGCTGCGCTTTCGCGGCCGATTTTTGTTTCGAGGAGGAACCGGCTCTGACGGAGATCGCGCCGAAACATTTCTCCCGCTGCTGGAAACCGGATTTCGTCAAAACCGAATCACGAGAAGAGGTGTGA
- a CDS encoding ABC transporter permease: MSFWSVLVRRRVALAGFIVISIILIFAIFAPLLAPDSPTHLDPAQRLKRPNLTHFFGTDNFGRDIFSRIVYGARTSLLGSAGVVAVAIAGGIAFGMSAGYFRRIEPFVMRLIDVLMAFPSLLTALVLVSILGRGMFNVVLAVGITYMTRTTRIVYALTLRVKEEPYVEAACSLGAREARIVLRHLLPNMTSPIIVQATFTFAFSLLDMAALDFLGLGIPPEIPSWGNMLSEGRTYLTMAPWLLFFPGSFIVLSVLSFNMLGDVLRDRLDPHFRKSVEGI, translated from the coding sequence ATGTCGTTTTGGTCCGTACTGGTGAGGCGCAGGGTAGCATTGGCGGGTTTTATCGTCATTTCGATCATTCTGATTTTCGCGATTTTCGCTCCGCTTCTGGCTCCCGACAGCCCCACGCACCTCGACCCCGCCCAGCGGCTGAAGCGACCGAACCTCACCCATTTTTTCGGGACAGATAACTTTGGGAGGGACATTTTCAGCCGGATCGTTTACGGCGCGAGGACAAGCCTTCTGGGGTCCGCCGGGGTGGTGGCCGTGGCCATCGCGGGAGGCATCGCCTTCGGAATGTCCGCCGGGTACTTCCGCCGTATCGAACCTTTCGTCATGCGGCTGATCGACGTTCTTATGGCGTTCCCGTCCCTGCTGACGGCGCTGGTTCTGGTGTCCATCCTCGGGCGGGGCATGTTCAACGTCGTTCTGGCCGTGGGAATCACGTACATGACGCGCACCACGCGCATCGTTTACGCCCTGACGCTGAGGGTGAAGGAAGAACCCTACGTGGAGGCCGCCTGTTCCCTGGGAGCCAGGGAGGCCCGCATCGTTCTGCGGCATCTCCTGCCCAACATGACCTCCCCCATTATTGTGCAGGCCACGTTCACTTTCGCGTTTTCACTTCTGGACATGGCGGCCCTCGACTTTCTGGGGCTGGGCATTCCACCTGAAATCCCCAGCTGGGGCAACATGCTGAGCGAAGGACGGACGTATCTGACCATGGCGCCCTGGCTTTTGTTTTTCCCCGGGTCCTTTATCGTGCTGTCGGTGCTGTCGTTCAACATGCTCGGAGACGTTCTTCGAGACAGACTGGATCCTCATTTTCGCAAAAGTGTGGAAGGAATTTGA
- a CDS encoding ABC transporter permease: MLAYIAKRTISMIPSLILTSLLVFSFIHMIPGDPAAVMLGDNSTPEQVEALRETLGLNRPLYVQYGIWVRGLFRGDMGQSIFFHQPVLKVIGDRAETSVFIALISIVMIILVGVPIGIVSAARCNTGMDQFLSGASMFFASVPTFWLGLNLMYLFAVHLKWLPTSGFPSILESGDWSNLRYLVLPCLTLVAPNSALIVRMTRSSMLDVARADYVKTAYAKGLCESAVTLKHIFRNSLISVVSVLGFTFVGLMASTAVTETVFSLPGVGRLIVESVLRRDYPIIQGIILIVALMYMIVNLVVDLIFAFLDPRIRI, translated from the coding sequence GTGCTGGCATACATCGCGAAAAGGACAATCAGCATGATCCCTTCGCTCATTTTGACGTCCCTGCTCGTTTTTTCCTTTATACACATGATCCCGGGAGATCCGGCGGCGGTCATGCTGGGAGACAACTCCACTCCGGAGCAGGTGGAAGCCCTCAGGGAGACGCTTGGGCTGAACCGGCCGCTTTACGTGCAGTACGGCATCTGGGTCAGAGGGCTCTTCAGGGGCGACATGGGGCAGTCCATCTTTTTTCACCAGCCGGTTCTGAAGGTGATCGGAGATCGAGCCGAGACCAGCGTATTCATCGCCCTCATTTCCATCGTCATGATCATCCTGGTGGGCGTGCCCATAGGGATTGTCTCCGCGGCGCGCTGCAACACGGGCATGGATCAGTTTCTGTCCGGAGCGTCGATGTTTTTCGCCTCGGTTCCAACGTTCTGGCTGGGGCTGAATCTGATGTACCTCTTCGCGGTTCACCTGAAATGGCTTCCCACCTCCGGATTTCCCTCCATACTGGAATCGGGGGACTGGAGCAATCTGCGCTACCTGGTCCTGCCCTGCCTCACTCTGGTCGCCCCCAACTCGGCGCTCATCGTGAGAATGACGCGTTCCAGCATGTTGGACGTGGCTCGCGCCGATTACGTTAAAACAGCTTACGCAAAAGGGTTATGTGAATCCGCGGTCACGCTGAAGCATATTTTCAGAAATTCTCTGATCAGTGTGGTCTCCGTACTGGGATTCACGTTTGTAGGGCTCATGGCCTCCACGGCGGTGACCGAGACCGTTTTCTCCCTGCCGGGAGTCGGACGCCTGATCGTCGAATCCGTGCTCAGGCGGGATTACCCCATTATTCAGGGGATTATTCTGATTGTGGCCCTGATGTATATGATCGTCAATCTCGTGGTAGACCTGATTTTCGCGTTTCTCGATCCCAGAATCCGCATTTAG
- a CDS encoding ABC transporter substrate-binding protein, with the protein MRKQRWILALTLVFALAAAACAAPVKGGLLRFAMIDEPPSLDQQLVTSDLGTMIAQHIFEGLYCFNAKYEPVPLLVKTEDIQDGGKTVVLTLREGVKFHNGKILDAGDVIASLTRWSKFGTRGPVLFSNIDKMEQIGQDQIKLTFKQPFAPWKNLLAFTNGGPVVYPKAVAEKADKGFIPPEEYIGTGPYKFAEHNPGRYISLKRFDEYVFRTEPEDGYAGKREALFDELRFIPVPDPGTRVNGVKAGDYDFAEQLPGDLYESLKADSSVRTTLSQGATQVFLFANSSAGVLKDNYKLRQALLAALNIEAGQAAAFGPRGLWILSGSLMPDTTPWYSEAGIKNYNVHDVALAKKLAQEAGYKGEKIRYMTTTSYQYNYDYSTVMAQNLRDAGFNIDLQVYDWATLVSKRADPEQWDLFLTAHGFIPEPALFTFISEAYPGWWKTEQKRSLTKEFSETIDPVKRKEIWEKIQTLVYEEIPVMKSGFHYVYYLYSPKIEGVGDSALIWPKFWGIGFGK; encoded by the coding sequence ATGAGGAAACAAAGGTGGATATTGGCCCTGACGCTGGTGTTCGCTCTCGCCGCGGCTGCCTGCGCGGCTCCGGTGAAAGGCGGCCTGCTGCGTTTCGCCATGATCGACGAACCGCCGTCGCTGGATCAGCAGCTGGTCACCTCCGACCTGGGAACGATGATTGCGCAGCATATTTTCGAAGGTCTGTATTGCTTCAACGCCAAATATGAGCCCGTACCGCTTCTCGTCAAAACCGAAGACATTCAGGACGGCGGAAAAACCGTGGTGCTTACGCTGCGGGAAGGGGTGAAATTCCACAACGGGAAAATCCTGGACGCGGGAGACGTCATCGCCTCTCTGACCCGCTGGAGCAAATTCGGCACCAGGGGTCCGGTGCTCTTTTCCAACATCGACAAGATGGAACAGATCGGTCAGGACCAGATTAAATTAACGTTCAAACAGCCCTTCGCCCCCTGGAAGAACCTTTTGGCCTTCACCAACGGCGGCCCTGTGGTTTATCCCAAAGCGGTGGCGGAAAAAGCCGACAAGGGTTTCATCCCGCCGGAGGAGTACATCGGGACTGGCCCCTATAAGTTCGCCGAGCACAACCCCGGGCGATACATCAGCCTGAAACGCTTCGACGAGTACGTCTTCCGCACCGAGCCTGAGGACGGTTACGCGGGAAAACGCGAGGCGCTCTTCGACGAGCTGCGCTTCATTCCGGTTCCCGACCCGGGCACCCGGGTCAACGGGGTGAAGGCCGGAGACTATGATTTCGCGGAACAGCTTCCGGGAGACCTGTACGAATCTCTGAAGGCGGATTCTTCCGTCAGAACGACCCTCAGCCAGGGCGCGACCCAGGTGTTCCTCTTCGCAAACAGCTCCGCCGGAGTTTTGAAGGACAACTACAAACTGCGTCAGGCCCTTCTCGCCGCTCTCAACATCGAAGCCGGTCAGGCCGCGGCGTTTGGGCCGAGGGGCCTGTGGATTCTGTCCGGATCCCTTATGCCCGACACAACGCCCTGGTACTCCGAGGCGGGGATCAAAAATTACAACGTCCACGACGTCGCGCTGGCCAAAAAACTGGCTCAGGAAGCCGGTTACAAGGGAGAAAAAATCCGGTACATGACCACGACTTCCTATCAGTACAACTACGACTACAGCACCGTCATGGCCCAGAACCTTCGGGACGCGGGATTCAATATCGACCTTCAGGTCTACGACTGGGCCACTCTGGTTTCGAAACGGGCCGACCCGGAACAGTGGGACCTCTTCCTCACCGCCCACGGGTTCATTCCGGAACCGGCGCTCTTTACGTTCATCAGCGAGGCTTATCCCGGCTGGTGGAAGACAGAGCAAAAACGTTCTCTCACCAAAGAATTTTCCGAAACTATAGACCCGGTGAAGCGCAAGGAAATTTGGGAAAAGATTCAGACTCTGGTCTACGAGGAAATCCCCGTCATGAAATCGGGCTTCCATTACGTGTATTATCTCTACTCGCCCAAAATCGAGGGAGTCGGGGACAGCGCTCTGATCTGGCCGAAGTTCTGGGGTATCGGATTCGGCAAATAA
- a CDS encoding D-aminoacylase, with product MYDVVFRNARVIDGSGARGYEADVALSGDRIARIGNYLPEPATIEIDAGGKILCPGFVDAHSHADRAALFVANPDAKVLQGVTTEVAGNCGQSPAPISKAHYDDLLPYLAASIPSSIPMEPSWQTVGEMLDLLDRRGHITDLVQLVGHGTLRVAAMGTDDRAPTASEMVLMKDYVEEAMTSGAAGLSTGLIFPPGCYASTDEITELCRVVAKYDGIYTSHIRGEAGSLLDAVREAIEIARKSGCRLHISHHKVMRRYRGWSEKTLKMMEDAIKEGIDVTCDVYPYAAGSNAITSLLPPWANAGGVPKVLERLSDASERKRILEDFKRDLPGWDNHAKDTGWDRILIGSCRSDKSIVGLSLQEIADSRGVAPEIGYLDLVASEKAQATIVILSHSEEDMERIMKHHLSMIGSDALPSSLTGPLASGNPHPRSFGTYPRVLGRYVREKGFFTWEEAIRKMTGYPAIRFRLKDRGRIEEGLLADLVLFDPNTVIDRAEYRNSRVPSEGVERVVKNGQFVVVDGKTTGKILGRSIRIHPA from the coding sequence ATGTATGACGTGGTCTTTCGCAACGCGCGGGTGATCGACGGCAGCGGCGCCAGGGGGTACGAAGCGGACGTCGCCCTTTCCGGAGACAGGATTGCCCGCATTGGAAACTATCTTCCCGAACCCGCGACAATCGAAATCGACGCCGGGGGAAAAATCCTTTGCCCTGGCTTTGTGGACGCCCACTCTCACGCGGACAGAGCGGCGCTGTTCGTGGCGAATCCGGACGCTAAGGTTCTGCAGGGCGTGACGACGGAGGTCGCTGGAAACTGCGGACAAAGCCCTGCCCCCATCAGCAAAGCCCACTACGACGATCTCCTGCCCTACCTGGCGGCATCGATTCCCTCCAGCATTCCGATGGAGCCCTCCTGGCAGACCGTGGGAGAGATGCTGGACCTGCTGGACCGGCGCGGTCACATCACGGACCTGGTTCAGCTGGTGGGGCACGGAACGCTGCGGGTGGCCGCCATGGGCACTGACGACCGGGCGCCCACGGCATCGGAGATGGTCCTTATGAAGGATTACGTGGAAGAAGCCATGACCAGCGGAGCCGCAGGGCTCTCCACGGGGCTCATCTTTCCACCGGGCTGTTACGCCTCTACCGATGAAATCACGGAACTGTGCCGCGTCGTCGCAAAATACGACGGAATCTACACCAGCCACATCCGCGGGGAGGCGGGGTCCCTGCTGGACGCCGTAAGGGAGGCCATCGAAATCGCGCGAAAGAGCGGCTGTCGGCTGCACATCTCGCATCACAAAGTCATGCGTCGTTACAGGGGCTGGTCCGAGAAAACCCTGAAGATGATGGAAGACGCCATCAAAGAGGGCATCGACGTGACCTGCGACGTTTACCCCTATGCGGCGGGCTCCAACGCCATCACCTCTCTTCTGCCGCCCTGGGCAAACGCCGGAGGCGTCCCCAAAGTTCTGGAACGGCTTTCCGACGCCTCCGAGCGCAAACGCATTCTGGAGGATTTCAAACGGGACCTTCCCGGATGGGACAACCACGCGAAAGACACCGGATGGGACAGAATTCTGATCGGATCCTGCCGCAGCGACAAATCCATTGTGGGGCTCAGTCTGCAGGAAATAGCGGACTCCCGCGGAGTCGCTCCGGAGATCGGATATCTCGACCTGGTGGCCTCCGAAAAGGCTCAGGCGACGATCGTCATTCTCTCCCACTCGGAGGAGGACATGGAGCGCATCATGAAGCACCATCTGTCGATGATCGGCTCCGACGCTCTGCCCTCCTCGCTGACCGGACCGCTTGCCAGCGGAAATCCCCATCCGAGGTCTTTCGGGACCTATCCGAGGGTTCTTGGCCGGTACGTCCGGGAAAAGGGTTTCTTCACCTGGGAGGAGGCCATCCGAAAAATGACGGGATACCCGGCGATCCGCTTCCGGCTGAAGGACAGGGGCCGGATTGAAGAGGGGCTGCTTGCGGACCTGGTGCTTTTCGATCCCAATACCGTCATTGATCGCGCCGAATACAGAAATTCCCGCGTCCCCTCGGAGGGCGTGGAACGCGTCGTGAAAAACGGACAGTTCGTCGTCGTGGATGGAAAAACGACCGGCAAAATTCTCGGGAGGAGCATCCGGATTCACCCGGCGTAA